A region from the Verrucomicrobiota bacterium genome encodes:
- a CDS encoding amidohydrolase has protein sequence MQAGERSDSSACLMLLLLFVVPVCSLSAAEADLILHQGKIVTVDRNFSIAEAIAIQGERILLVGRNEDVLKTKGATTQVVDLGGKMVLPGLMDSHAHPGAAMTEFDHPIPDMESIQDVLDYIKSRAAVVKEGEWIHLSQVFITRLREQRYPTRNELDRVAPKHPVIFSTGPDASLNSLALKLSGIDRDFKITDGGPGYLEKDAQGEPTGILRSCTRIVKSSSSGKRATEQDTYQRTLQLFRDYNSVGLTTVADRSASLGAIERYKKMRDQGDLPVRLAISQNIGTIGALETIQASIRDVARNPLCQGDSRLRIIGIKTFLDGGMLTGSAYMRQPWGVSEIYSIKDPEYRGVLFIPKERLLPIVRTAVESGLQFTAHSVGDGAVHTLLDVYEELTKEGLPVRQTRGCITHSNFMSREAVEQAARLGVVVDIQPAWLYLDTRTLVKQFGYDRLRYFQPLRTIFAAGGIAGGGSDHMQKIGSFRAINPYNPFLGMWVAVTRRSKWYDGQLHPEQALSREQAIRFYTANNAYLLFKENEVGSLEPGKLADLIVLDTDLLTCPVDQIPKTQVLRTYLGGKWVHGRER, from the coding sequence ATGCAGGCGGGAGAGAGGTCGGATTCCAGCGCGTGCCTGATGCTGCTTCTGCTGTTTGTAGTCCCGGTTTGCTCCCTGTCCGCCGCCGAAGCCGATTTGATTCTGCACCAGGGGAAGATCGTGACGGTGGATCGCAATTTCTCCATCGCGGAGGCCATCGCGATCCAGGGCGAGCGCATCCTTCTGGTCGGCCGCAACGAGGACGTTCTGAAAACCAAGGGAGCTACAACGCAAGTGGTCGATCTGGGCGGCAAAATGGTGCTGCCGGGATTGATGGATTCGCACGCGCATCCCGGCGCCGCGATGACAGAGTTCGATCACCCAATTCCCGACATGGAGAGCATTCAGGATGTGCTCGACTACATCAAGTCACGGGCGGCTGTGGTCAAGGAAGGCGAATGGATTCATCTGAGCCAGGTTTTCATCACGCGGCTGCGGGAACAGCGGTATCCGACCCGGAACGAACTGGATCGGGTCGCGCCCAAACATCCGGTCATCTTCTCGACTGGCCCCGACGCCTCGTTGAATAGTCTGGCGCTGAAATTGAGCGGCATCGACCGGGATTTCAAAATCACCGATGGCGGTCCGGGCTACCTTGAAAAGGACGCGCAAGGTGAGCCAACCGGAATTCTGCGAAGCTGCACGCGGATTGTGAAGTCCAGCAGTTCCGGGAAGCGCGCGACCGAACAGGACACCTATCAACGAACGCTCCAGCTTTTTCGGGATTACAATTCCGTCGGCCTGACCACGGTCGCGGACCGGAGCGCGAGCCTGGGCGCAATCGAGCGCTATAAGAAGATGCGCGACCAGGGAGATCTGCCGGTTCGATTGGCCATTTCGCAGAACATCGGCACGATCGGCGCGCTGGAAACGATTCAGGCCAGCATCCGGGACGTGGCCAGGAACCCGCTTTGCCAGGGCGACTCGCGGCTGCGCATCATCGGCATCAAAACGTTTTTGGACGGTGGCATGCTCACGGGAAGCGCGTACATGCGCCAACCGTGGGGCGTGAGCGAAATCTACTCCATCAAAGATCCGGAGTACCGCGGCGTGCTCTTCATTCCCAAGGAACGGCTGTTGCCGATCGTGCGAACCGCGGTGGAGTCCGGCCTGCAATTCACGGCGCATTCGGTCGGCGACGGCGCGGTGCACACGCTTCTGGACGTTTACGAGGAACTGACGAAGGAAGGTTTGCCGGTGCGCCAGACGCGCGGGTGCATCACGCACTCCAATTTCATGAGCCGCGAAGCCGTCGAACAAGCCGCTCGCCTGGGCGTCGTGGTGGACATCCAGCCGGCGTGGCTGTATCTGGACACGCGCACGCTGGTCAAACAATTCGGCTACGACCGGCTGCGTTATTTCCAGCCGCTGCGGACGATTTTCGCTGCCGGCGGAATCGCGGGCGGCGGATCGGATCACATGCAGAAGATCGGTTCCTTCCGCGCGATCAATCCTTACAATCCTTTCCTGGGAATGTGGGTGGCGGTCACGCGCCGGTCGAAGTGGTACGACGGCCAGTTGCATCCGGAGCAAGCGCTGTCGCGCGAGCAAGCAATTCGCTTTTACACCGCGAACAACGCGTATCTCCTGTTCAAAGAAAACGAAGTCGGCTCCCTGGAACCCGGCAAACTCGCCGACCTGATAGTGCTCGACACGGATTTGCTGACTTGCCCGGTGGATCAGATTCCAAAAACTCAAGTGCTCCGCACCTACTTGGGCGGCAAGTGGGTTCACGGCCGAGAGCGTTGA